Proteins from one Syntrophales bacterium genomic window:
- a CDS encoding bifunctional (p)ppGpp synthetase/guanosine-3',5'-bis(diphosphate) 3'-pyrophosphohydrolase, producing MLRITDILDKTQSYLSPEELEIIEKAYIFSASVHQGQVRLSGEPYLTHPMEVAGILADMKLDAATIVTGLLHDTVEDTLTNPPQIKEAFGKEVAFLVDGLTKISKVTFGSQEERQAENFRKMILAMSSDIRILLVRLADRVHNMRTLEFQTSERQQFIATEALELYAPLANRLGIYWMQVELEDLAFRYLHFEAYNELARRVTKKKEKRERYTAEVKSILRKEMDRFGIDCEVEGRAKYFYSIYKKMQRQQINFDEVYDLTAFRIILDSDKEIECYEVLSIIHALWKPVPGRFKDYIAMPKANNYRSLHTTVIGPYGERVEIQIRTRPMHEWAEGGIAAHWRYKEERDAYLGDDEEQIKKLRELLEVQQELKHPREFMTNLKLALFPEDVYVFTPKGEVKSFPRGATPIDFAYSIHTDVGHQCVGAKVNRKIVPLKYELANGDTVEIITQAGHHPSKDWLKYAVTSRARSKIRNWIKTEEREKSVTLGKDLLESECKRHHLKLSQIIKSEEIKKIYEEYSINSPDDLMAIVGYGRVSPKRIVQYFLPEDEAKGDETIPEKRKKRSSDSMGISLTGIEDVMVRFAKCCHPIPGDEISGYISRGRGVVIHSVSCPSIQEMDTERLVNVAWNIKEKHTYPVQMRVICQDKKGVLAEISNVISSLDVNISQANIDTRPDMQAICDFKMDVSDLDHFNQIISAIKKLKSVISVDRIRKP from the coding sequence GGAGAGCCTTATCTTACCCATCCGATGGAGGTAGCCGGGATACTTGCCGATATGAAGTTAGATGCAGCAACCATCGTCACCGGTTTGCTCCACGATACGGTAGAGGATACTCTCACCAACCCTCCTCAGATAAAAGAAGCTTTCGGTAAGGAGGTCGCATTTCTTGTAGACGGACTGACCAAGATAAGTAAGGTTACCTTTGGAAGTCAGGAAGAACGACAGGCGGAAAACTTCCGGAAAATGATCCTGGCCATGTCTTCAGATATCAGGATACTCCTGGTCCGGCTGGCGGACAGGGTTCACAATATGAGAACCCTTGAATTTCAAACATCTGAAAGACAGCAATTCATCGCCACAGAGGCGCTTGAGTTATACGCCCCACTGGCAAACCGCCTCGGTATCTACTGGATGCAGGTAGAACTGGAAGATCTGGCCTTCCGGTACCTCCATTTTGAAGCGTATAATGAACTGGCCAGGCGGGTAACAAAGAAAAAAGAGAAGAGAGAAAGATATACCGCAGAAGTAAAATCCATTTTACGAAAGGAGATGGACAGGTTCGGCATTGACTGTGAGGTTGAGGGACGGGCAAAGTATTTTTACAGTATCTATAAAAAAATGCAGAGACAGCAGATCAACTTCGATGAGGTCTATGACCTTACCGCCTTCAGGATCATCCTCGACTCAGATAAGGAAATTGAATGTTACGAAGTGTTGAGTATTATCCATGCCCTCTGGAAACCGGTGCCGGGGCGTTTTAAAGATTATATCGCCATGCCGAAGGCAAACAATTATCGCTCCCTTCATACAACGGTCATCGGTCCTTATGGCGAGAGGGTAGAAATTCAGATCCGCACCCGGCCCATGCATGAGTGGGCGGAAGGGGGTATTGCCGCCCACTGGAGATACAAAGAAGAACGGGATGCCTATCTTGGCGACGACGAGGAACAGATCAAAAAGCTGCGAGAATTGTTAGAGGTTCAACAGGAGCTGAAACATCCCCGGGAGTTCATGACCAATTTAAAACTGGCCCTTTTCCCGGAGGATGTCTATGTGTTCACACCAAAGGGCGAAGTGAAATCCTTTCCGAGAGGCGCCACTCCCATTGATTTTGCCTACAGTATTCATACAGATGTTGGCCATCAGTGCGTCGGCGCCAAGGTTAACAGGAAAATTGTGCCCCTTAAGTATGAACTCGCCAATGGTGATACCGTTGAAATTATCACCCAGGCAGGGCATCACCCCAGTAAGGACTGGTTGAAATACGCCGTTACCTCGAGGGCCAGATCCAAGATAAGAAACTGGATAAAAACAGAGGAAAGAGAAAAGAGTGTCACGCTCGGTAAAGACCTCCTGGAGAGCGAATGCAAAAGGCACCATCTGAAGTTGAGTCAGATTATTAAATCCGAAGAAATCAAAAAAATCTACGAGGAATATTCCATAAATTCACCTGACGACCTGATGGCTATTGTCGGTTATGGGAGGGTATCACCCAAACGGATCGTTCAGTATTTCTTACCCGAGGATGAGGCAAAGGGCGATGAAACCATTCCTGAAAAGAGAAAGAAGAGAAGTTCTGATTCCATGGGCATTTCCCTGACCGGGATCGAAGATGTCATGGTCAGGTTCGCAAAATGTTGCCATCCCATACCGGGCGATGAGATTTCAGGATACATCTCCAGGGGCAGAGGGGTAGTGATTCACTCAGTAAGTTGCCCCAGCATCCAGGAGATGGATACGGAAAGGCTCGTTAATGTTGCCTGGAACATCAAGGAAAAACATACCTATCCAGTGCAGATGAGGGTTATCTGCCAGGATAAAAAAGGTGTCCTGGCTGAGATCAGCAACGTGATATCCTCTTTAGATGTTAATATCTCTCAGGCCAATATTGATACGAGGCCAGATATGCAGGCTATATGTGATTTTAAGATGGACGTGAGCGATTTGGACCATTTTAACCAGATCATCTCCGCCATCAAAAAATTAAAGAGCG